A genomic window from Sulfurospirillum multivorans DSM 12446 includes:
- a CDS encoding aldehyde dehydrogenase family protein has product MKIIDQNYINGEFKKIDSSKSLTLKNPTTEEEIAQIYLSMPSEMDEAIHCAATTFESFSKTSIQERMEILQHIHDELIKHEERLIDLAVLEFGATITTTRRRTKNAINLFLAIKEELKSYDFIKKDDYSITIKEGVGVIGVIIPWNANLAHLCSNIAPAIALGCTLVIKPSEFNALETQAFLECLHRANVPKGVVNVVHGTGESVGEILTKHPLVNAISFIGSTKTGKKIFENCSKTIKRMTLELGGKSPTILLEDANLAKVIPHVLSSAYSNSGQACHAGSRLLVPKAKLNEVKRLLLETIQKLTIGDPKNEETKIGPMINQTQFNTVQAYIKSGIEEGAQLLCGGLGRVQEFEKGYFVKPTVFICHDQTLKIVQEEIFGPVLCVLPYESEQEALSMANDTLFGLSAYVFSSDETKAYEFAKQIRSGRVLINTAASKAKNPPFGGMKQSGLGRMGGRYSMDAFCEIKSILF; this is encoded by the coding sequence ATGAAAATAATCGACCAAAACTACATCAACGGCGAATTTAAAAAAATTGATTCGAGCAAAAGCTTAACGCTGAAAAATCCTACAACCGAAGAGGAAATCGCTCAAATTTATTTGAGCATGCCTTCTGAAATGGACGAAGCCATTCATTGCGCAGCGACGACGTTTGAATCCTTTTCAAAAACGTCGATTCAGGAACGAATGGAGATTTTACAGCATATTCATGATGAACTGATCAAGCACGAAGAGAGACTGATTGACTTAGCCGTTTTAGAATTTGGCGCGACGATTACCACGACACGCAGACGAACCAAAAATGCTATCAACCTCTTTTTAGCGATCAAAGAAGAGCTTAAAAGCTACGATTTTATCAAAAAAGATGACTACTCCATAACAATCAAAGAGGGCGTGGGCGTCATTGGCGTGATCATTCCGTGGAATGCCAATCTAGCGCATTTATGTAGTAATATCGCTCCTGCCATCGCACTTGGATGTACACTGGTGATTAAACCCAGTGAATTTAATGCCCTTGAAACCCAAGCGTTTTTAGAGTGTTTGCACAGAGCCAATGTTCCCAAAGGTGTTGTCAATGTCGTTCATGGCACCGGTGAGAGTGTCGGTGAAATTTTAACAAAACATCCGCTTGTCAATGCTATTTCGTTTATTGGAAGTACCAAAACAGGCAAAAAAATTTTTGAAAACTGCTCTAAAACCATTAAACGTATGACCCTCGAACTCGGTGGAAAATCCCCTACGATTCTTTTAGAAGATGCGAATTTAGCCAAAGTGATTCCTCATGTCTTAAGCAGTGCCTATAGCAATAGCGGGCAAGCGTGCCATGCAGGCAGTAGACTTTTAGTCCCCAAAGCAAAATTGAACGAAGTCAAACGGCTACTCCTCGAAACGATCCAAAAACTCACAATCGGCGATCCAAAAAACGAAGAGACAAAGATTGGTCCAATGATCAACCAAACCCAGTTTAATACGGTACAAGCCTACATCAAAAGTGGTATTGAAGAAGGGGCGCAGCTTTTGTGCGGTGGACTTGGAAGGGTTCAAGAATTTGAGAAAGGCTATTTTGTCAAACCAACCGTTTTTATCTGTCACGATCAAACATTAAAAATCGTGCAAGAAGAGATCTTTGGCCCCGTTTTATGCGTTCTACCTTACGAGAGTGAGCAAGAAGCGCTCAGCATGGCAAACGACACTCTTTTTGGGCTCTCTGCATATGTCTTTTCAAGCGATGAAACGAAGGCGTATGAATTTGCTAAACAGATACGAAGTGGAAGAGTTCTGATCAATACTGCTGCATCAAAGGCAAAAAACCCTCCCTTTGGTGGCATGAAACAATCAGGTCTAGGCAGAATGGGTGGACGCTACTCCATGGACGCTTTTTGCGAGATCAAGTCTATATTGTTTTAA
- a CDS encoding transposase family protein, which translates to MSKTQKKQREYYSGKQKRHTLKGQIVIDKEERIMCVHTAKGTTHDFRLFQESNLPLMPKTCVYVDLGYLGIAKEHSHCQIPHKASKLHPLSEEQKEENRQKASARICVEHVNAKIKTFQILTQKYRNRRKRFNLRFNLICGLINFDRGFAVEYK; encoded by the coding sequence TTGTCAAAGACCCAAAAAAAGCAAAGAGAGTACTACTCAGGTAAGCAAAAGCGTCATACCCTTAAAGGACAGATTGTGATTGATAAAGAGGAGAGGATTATGTGTGTGCATACCGCTAAAGGTACGACACATGATTTTAGACTGTTTCAAGAATCTAATCTCCCCTTGATGCCCAAGACCTGTGTTTATGTTGATTTGGGATATCTGGGTATTGCCAAAGAACATAGCCATTGTCAAATTCCCCATAAAGCCTCCAAACTTCATCCTTTGAGTGAGGAGCAAAAAGAGGAAAACAGACAAAAAGCAAGTGCTAGAATATGTGTTGAACATGTGAATGCTAAAATCAAAACATTTCAGATACTCACCCAAAAATACAGAAACAGAAGAAAACGATTCAATCTACGCTTTAATTTGATATGTGGATTAATCAACTTTGACCGTGGTTTTGCTGTGGAATACAAATGA
- a CDS encoding transposase family protein, with protein MKKYEQMQKHKPKDFKRHIGVNEETFNAMIEVFRQYDENRKKGLGVGGRRSLSPENKVLLMLGYYREYRTLEHIGFDYGVSESTASRIVCEVEEVLIKSGRFSLPSKRELYKSDVALSFVVIDATETPCQRPKKSKESTTQVSKSVIPLKDRL; from the coding sequence ATGAAAAAATATGAACAAATGCAAAAGCATAAACCCAAAGATTTTAAGCGCCATATTGGCGTTAATGAAGAGACATTTAACGCAATGATAGAGGTGTTTAGGCAATACGATGAGAATCGTAAAAAAGGATTAGGTGTAGGAGGGAGGAGATCTCTTTCACCAGAAAATAAAGTACTTTTGATGCTTGGCTATTATCGTGAGTATCGCACCCTTGAACATATTGGATTTGATTATGGTGTGAGTGAATCAACGGCTTCAAGGATTGTATGTGAAGTAGAAGAAGTGTTGATTAAGTCTGGTAGATTTTCATTGCCAAGCAAGAGAGAACTCTATAAAAGTGATGTTGCCCTCTCTTTTGTTGTCATTGATGCGACAGAAACGCCTTGTCAAAGACCCAAAAAAAGCAAAGAGAGTACTACTCAGGTAAGCAAAAGCGTCATACCCTTAAAGGACAGATTGTGA